One segment of Microbacterium arborescens DNA contains the following:
- a CDS encoding dihydroxyacetone kinase family protein: MTRLWNAPADFADEMIEGFVAANARYVRRVPGGVVRATPAPEGRVAVVVGGGSGHYPAFGGLVGAGLADGAAMGNLFASPSAQQIHAVARAAHAGGGVLFSYGNYAGDVLNFDAAQERLRGEGIACETVAVTDDIASAAADEQHRRRGIAGDLTVFRSAAGAASAGHDLAGVARVARLANDRTRSFGVAFSGCTLPGAPAPLFSVPDGRMAIGLGIHGEPGIDESDVPTADGLAELLVTTLLAERPDGADARVVPILNGLGSLKYEEMFVVYRRIAQLLADAGLEVIDPHVGEYCTSFDMAGTSLTLFWLDDELAELWETPVDAPAYRRGAVAPEASARSGESGATADADAADAATAIVPGDTDSRSVARVVVEVVDAVARTVDAHVDELGRMDAIAGDGDHGIGMQRGSHAARAAAHEAGAAGAGAATTLARAADAWSDRAGGTSGALWGVILTSVASALGDAGRPDAAGVAAGVAAATRGVMSYGKAELGDKTMVDALVPFSAELSAGVATGASLAEAWRTAASVATSSAAATAALLPRMGRARTHGQHSVGTPDPGAHSLALIATAIGDVLTHHERTPS; this comes from the coding sequence ATGACCCGCCTGTGGAACGCACCGGCCGACTTCGCCGACGAGATGATCGAGGGCTTCGTCGCGGCCAACGCGCGCTACGTCCGCCGCGTCCCGGGCGGCGTGGTCCGTGCCACCCCGGCACCCGAGGGCCGGGTGGCCGTCGTCGTCGGCGGCGGGTCGGGGCACTACCCGGCCTTCGGCGGGCTCGTGGGCGCGGGCCTGGCCGACGGCGCCGCGATGGGCAACCTCTTCGCCTCGCCGTCGGCCCAGCAGATCCACGCCGTCGCTCGCGCGGCCCACGCGGGCGGCGGGGTCCTCTTCTCGTACGGCAACTACGCCGGCGACGTGCTCAACTTCGACGCCGCGCAGGAACGCCTGCGCGGCGAGGGCATCGCCTGCGAGACGGTCGCCGTCACCGACGACATCGCCAGCGCGGCGGCCGACGAGCAGCACCGGCGACGCGGGATCGCGGGCGACCTCACCGTGTTCCGTTCCGCGGCGGGTGCGGCATCCGCCGGGCACGACCTCGCGGGCGTCGCGCGCGTGGCGCGTCTCGCCAACGACCGCACCCGTTCGTTCGGCGTCGCGTTCTCGGGATGCACGCTGCCGGGTGCTCCCGCGCCGTTGTTCAGCGTCCCGGATGGTCGCATGGCGATCGGCCTCGGCATCCACGGCGAGCCGGGCATCGACGAGAGCGATGTGCCGACGGCCGACGGGCTGGCCGAGCTGCTGGTCACGACGCTGCTCGCCGAACGGCCGGACGGCGCAGACGCACGCGTCGTGCCCATCCTCAACGGCCTCGGTTCGCTCAAGTACGAGGAGATGTTCGTCGTCTATCGGCGCATCGCCCAGCTGCTCGCCGACGCCGGCCTCGAGGTGATCGACCCGCACGTGGGCGAGTACTGCACGAGCTTCGACATGGCCGGTACCTCGCTCACGCTGTTCTGGCTCGACGACGAGCTCGCCGAGCTGTGGGAGACCCCCGTCGACGCCCCCGCCTACCGCCGCGGAGCCGTCGCCCCCGAGGCCTCCGCCCGGTCCGGCGAGTCCGGCGCGACGGCCGACGCGGACGCAGCCGACGCGGCCACCGCAATCGTCCCCGGTGACACCGACTCGCGATCGGTCGCCCGCGTGGTGGTCGAGGTCGTCGACGCGGTCGCCCGCACCGTCGACGCGCACGTCGATGAGCTGGGACGCATGGACGCGATCGCCGGCGACGGCGACCACGGCATCGGGATGCAGCGCGGCTCGCACGCCGCCCGCGCCGCCGCCCACGAGGCCGGAGCCGCTGGCGCGGGAGCGGCGACGACGCTCGCCCGCGCCGCCGACGCCTGGTCCGACCGTGCCGGCGGCACCTCCGGCGCGCTGTGGGGCGTCATCCTCACCTCGGTCGCGAGCGCGCTCGGCGACGCGGGCCGACCGGATGCCGCAGGAGTCGCGGCCGGGGTCGCCGCCGCCACCCGCGGCGTGATGTCGTACGGCAAGGCCGAGCTCGGCGACAAGACGATGGTCGACGCCCTCGTGCCCTTCAGCGCCGAGCTGTCGGCCGGCGTCGCCACCGGGGCCAGCCTCGCCGAGGCCTGGCGCACGGCGGCATCCGTCGCCACCTCGTCCGCCGCCGCGACCGCCGCGCTGCTGCCCCGCATGGGCCGGGCGCGCACCCACGGCCAGCACAGCGTCGGCACCCCCGACCCCGGCGCGCACTCGCTCGCCCTCATCGCGACCGCCATCGGCGACGTGCTCACCCACCACGAGAGGACCCCGTCATGA
- a CDS encoding MFS transporter, with the protein MDTSSETESPVARSAIRKVAIRLVPFVALMFFINYLDRTAIGFAAPNGMNDDLALSAAQFGFASGVFFIGYILLEVPSNLALHRFGARKWLARIMVSWGIVAVLFTWVQNFEQLVVLRFLLGVAEAGFFPGAILFLSLWVPSRYRGRILMLFYLAQPLTTVIGAPLAGALIQQHGVFFGLEGWRFMFLGVAIPAVIVGVVAWFYLKDSPADAAWLTAEEKTWLTGALAAERSATEAREKHVSARFAFRSGRVWALSFIYFGFIYGLYALAFFLPTIIEGFQEQTGQTFDVFQKGLITAIPYLPAAIVMVLWSRDAHRRGMKTWHIAVPAVAGAVSIPLALFAGSPAATIAVITVTACAIFAALPNFWTLPTRFLTGAAAAAGVALINTVGNLAGFSAPYITGAVRDWTGGYEMPMVIVGVVMLVSAVLMVLLARGNRMAPAAVPHTGETTAVTQNGPAAR; encoded by the coding sequence GTGGACACCTCTTCCGAAACGGAATCACCCGTAGCCCGTTCCGCGATCCGCAAGGTCGCTATCCGCCTCGTGCCGTTCGTGGCGTTGATGTTCTTCATCAACTACCTCGACCGCACCGCGATCGGCTTCGCAGCACCGAACGGCATGAATGACGACCTCGCCCTGAGCGCCGCCCAGTTCGGGTTCGCGTCGGGCGTCTTCTTCATCGGCTACATCCTGCTCGAGGTGCCCTCCAACCTCGCGCTGCACCGGTTCGGCGCCCGCAAGTGGCTCGCGCGCATCATGGTGAGCTGGGGCATCGTCGCGGTGCTCTTCACGTGGGTGCAGAACTTCGAGCAGCTCGTCGTCCTGCGCTTCCTGCTCGGCGTGGCCGAGGCCGGCTTCTTCCCCGGAGCGATCCTGTTCCTCAGCCTGTGGGTGCCCTCGCGCTACCGCGGCCGCATCCTCATGCTCTTCTACCTGGCCCAGCCCCTCACCACCGTCATCGGCGCCCCACTGGCCGGCGCCCTCATCCAGCAGCACGGCGTCTTCTTCGGGCTCGAGGGCTGGCGGTTCATGTTCCTCGGCGTCGCGATCCCCGCCGTCATCGTCGGTGTCGTCGCCTGGTTCTACCTCAAGGACTCCCCCGCGGATGCCGCATGGCTCACGGCCGAGGAGAAGACCTGGCTCACGGGTGCTCTCGCCGCCGAGCGTTCGGCCACGGAAGCCCGTGAGAAGCACGTCTCCGCGCGGTTCGCGTTCCGCAGCGGACGAGTGTGGGCCCTGTCGTTCATCTACTTCGGCTTCATCTACGGCCTCTACGCCCTCGCGTTCTTCCTGCCCACGATCATCGAGGGCTTCCAGGAGCAGACGGGGCAGACCTTCGACGTCTTCCAGAAGGGCCTGATCACCGCGATCCCGTACCTGCCCGCCGCGATCGTCATGGTGCTGTGGTCGCGCGACGCCCACCGCCGCGGCATGAAGACCTGGCACATCGCGGTGCCCGCCGTGGCCGGCGCCGTCTCGATCCCGCTCGCGCTCTTCGCGGGGTCGCCCGCCGCGACGATCGCCGTGATCACGGTCACCGCGTGCGCGATCTTCGCCGCTCTGCCGAACTTCTGGACCCTGCCCACCCGTTTCCTCACGGGAGCCGCGGCCGCCGCCGGCGTCGCGCTGATCAACACCGTCGGCAACCTCGCCGGGTTCAGCGCGCCCTACATCACCGGCGCCGTCCGCGACTGGACCGGCGGGTACGAGATGCCGATGGTCATCGTCGGGGTCGTGATGCTCGTGTCCGCCGTGCTGATGGTGCTGCTCGCCCGCGGCAACCGGATGGCGCCCGCCGCCGTCCCGCACACAGGTGAGACGACGGCCGTGACGCAGAACGGTCCCGCGGCACGATGA
- a CDS encoding FadR/GntR family transcriptional regulator, which produces MPAYRSDGSPDLAASLAALPARTPVSEVARRLLDLFTSGDVAPGTRLPPERQLAATLEVGRSAVREALAALEILGIVDVRPGSGTYLRGAASELLPQTLRWGLLIGERNTHELIELRSGLEIYVARLAAAAAGSGDLEAHVERMRSTLGDLGAFARADLAFHHELARIAGNAMLIDLLHVVRSLLQVYADRAVHDDEQARRALAEHEVIARAVAAGDEDAAASAMAAHMATAARRIAP; this is translated from the coding sequence ATGCCCGCCTATCGCTCCGACGGATCGCCCGACCTCGCGGCATCCCTCGCAGCGCTCCCGGCGCGCACACCCGTCTCGGAGGTCGCGCGACGCCTGCTCGACCTGTTCACCTCGGGCGATGTCGCCCCGGGCACGCGGCTGCCGCCGGAGCGGCAGCTGGCCGCGACCCTCGAGGTCGGGCGGTCCGCCGTGCGCGAGGCGCTCGCCGCCCTCGAGATCCTCGGGATCGTCGACGTGCGCCCCGGCTCGGGAACGTACCTGCGCGGCGCGGCGAGCGAGCTGCTGCCGCAGACGCTGCGGTGGGGATTGCTCATCGGCGAGCGGAACACGCACGAGCTGATCGAGCTCCGGTCGGGACTGGAGATCTACGTCGCCCGTCTGGCGGCGGCCGCCGCCGGTTCTGGCGATCTCGAAGCGCACGTCGAACGGATGCGGTCGACGCTGGGCGACCTCGGCGCGTTCGCCCGTGCCGATCTGGCATTCCACCACGAGCTCGCACGCATCGCGGGCAACGCGATGCTCATCGATCTGCTGCACGTCGTCCGGTCACTGCTGCAGGTCTACGCCGACCGCGCGGTGCACGACGACGAGCAGGCCCGTCGTGCGCTCGCCGAGCACGAGGTGATCGCCCGTGCCGTGGCGGCGGGCGACGAGGACGCCGCCGCATCGGCGATGGCCGCGCATATGGCGACGGCCGCCCGCCGCATCGCCCCCTGA
- a CDS encoding DUF5605 domain-containing protein produces MFDRATTFGEALDDPAARAILERYMPGVAASPMATQFRGGRLGQLVAIVPALENLDERERFFAALAEVGTGAARPPYAPAIDPDPSYEGAEVARGSATVEVPASAALWDPIEIRLTGPAHGNPFVDVELDAVFERGGAEVRVGGFYDGDGVYIIRALADTHGAWSFRTRSTARSLDGVTGGLEVVAARAGSHGPVRVDGFHFRHADGTRHRPLGTTAYAWTHQPDALQEQTLATLAATSFAKLRMCVFPKSYLYNSDEPADFPFAGSLAEGFDLERFDPAHFRRLEKRITQLAELGIEADIILFHAYDRWGFADLGPAVDERYLRYVVRRLSGYANVWWSMANEYDLLWSKDLDDWERLAAVVGEEDAFGHLNSIHNCRPVYDYDKPWITHVSIQRVDVYRTAENTDQWREQWGKPVVIDECAYEGDIDQGWGNITGEEMTRRFWEGAVRGGYVGHGETYYPPAHGRDDEILWWSKGGELHGSSPDRIAFLERLQAESPTGVWDPLPSDWDVPWGGVAGAVKIGYFGFNRPRFRNVILDEGAWRVEVIDTWNMTVEPVRGEHRGQLRVELPGRPYMGIRLTRVAD; encoded by the coding sequence ATGTTCGACCGCGCCACGACCTTCGGCGAAGCCCTCGACGACCCCGCCGCCCGCGCCATCCTCGAGCGGTACATGCCCGGTGTCGCGGCCTCGCCGATGGCGACGCAGTTCCGGGGTGGACGTCTCGGCCAGCTCGTCGCGATCGTGCCGGCGCTCGAGAACCTCGACGAGCGCGAACGCTTCTTCGCCGCCCTCGCCGAAGTCGGGACCGGGGCGGCCCGCCCGCCGTACGCGCCCGCGATCGACCCCGACCCGTCATACGAGGGCGCCGAGGTCGCGCGGGGGTCGGCGACGGTCGAGGTGCCCGCGAGCGCGGCGCTGTGGGATCCGATCGAGATCCGGCTCACCGGACCCGCCCACGGCAATCCGTTCGTCGACGTCGAGCTCGACGCGGTCTTCGAGCGGGGCGGTGCCGAGGTGCGGGTCGGCGGCTTCTACGACGGCGACGGCGTCTACATCATCCGCGCCCTCGCCGACACGCACGGAGCCTGGAGCTTCCGCACCCGCTCGACCGCACGTTCACTCGACGGCGTCACCGGCGGGCTCGAGGTCGTCGCGGCACGCGCGGGCTCGCACGGCCCGGTGCGCGTCGACGGCTTCCACTTCCGGCACGCCGACGGCACCCGGCACCGTCCGCTCGGCACGACCGCGTACGCCTGGACGCACCAGCCCGACGCCCTGCAGGAACAGACCCTCGCGACGCTCGCCGCCACGTCGTTCGCGAAGCTGCGCATGTGCGTCTTCCCGAAGTCGTACCTGTACAACAGCGACGAGCCCGCGGATTTCCCCTTCGCGGGGAGCCTGGCCGAGGGGTTCGATCTCGAGCGTTTCGACCCCGCGCACTTCCGCCGCCTCGAGAAGCGGATCACTCAGCTCGCCGAACTCGGCATCGAGGCCGACATCATCCTGTTCCACGCCTACGACCGATGGGGCTTCGCCGACCTCGGACCCGCCGTCGACGAGCGGTACCTGCGCTATGTCGTGCGGCGCCTGTCGGGCTACGCGAACGTGTGGTGGTCGATGGCGAACGAGTACGACCTGCTGTGGTCGAAGGACCTCGACGACTGGGAGCGGCTCGCCGCGGTCGTCGGCGAGGAGGACGCATTCGGCCACCTCAACTCGATCCACAACTGCCGTCCCGTCTACGACTACGACAAGCCCTGGATCACGCATGTGAGCATCCAGCGCGTCGACGTGTACCGCACAGCCGAGAACACCGACCAGTGGCGCGAGCAGTGGGGCAAGCCCGTCGTCATCGACGAGTGCGCCTACGAGGGCGACATCGACCAGGGCTGGGGCAACATCACGGGCGAGGAGATGACGCGGCGCTTCTGGGAGGGAGCGGTGCGCGGCGGCTACGTCGGCCACGGCGAGACCTACTACCCGCCCGCGCACGGCCGCGACGACGAGATCCTCTGGTGGTCCAAGGGCGGTGAGCTGCACGGCTCGTCCCCCGACCGGATCGCGTTCCTCGAACGACTCCAGGCCGAGTCGCCGACCGGCGTCTGGGATCCCCTGCCGAGCGACTGGGACGTTCCGTGGGGCGGCGTCGCCGGGGCCGTGAAGATCGGCTACTTCGGCTTCAACCGCCCGCGGTTCCGCAACGTCATCCTCGACGAGGGCGCGTGGCGGGTCGAGGTCATCGACACGTGGAACATGACCGTCGAGCCGGTGCGCGGCGAGCATCGCGGCCAGCTGCGCGTCGAGCTTCCCGGCCGGCCCTACATGGGCATCCGCCTCACCCGCGTCGCCGACTGA
- a CDS encoding family 78 glycoside hydrolase catalytic domain: MSAAVATLRAELRDDTAFVATPTPRLSWTVGTDEPDWMQRRAEIDDGSGPVALEYDESALVPWPFTPLAPGETRRVRIRVEGMSGTATPWSDDLVVTAGFLGDDEWVAEPIGLADPERPAQPAVVRTRFRPARPVSRAILFWTALGSAEPEINGSAVSDEVLAPGWTAYRDRLVHETVDVTALIRDGDNELSATLAGAWYTEKYGFFAFADRLYGDQPSFLAQLRVTYDDGTSETLAATGAGWEAAGDGPVVDSGIYAGEHQDLARAATEFSPARVGAAARPDYENVPTPEARIAPPVRRTQTLPVAEVLTAPSGGRILDFGQNLVGRLRLRVRGRAGQRVVVRHAEVLEHGELALRPLRNAAATATFDLTGDDDVLESRFTFYGFRYAEVTGADVDPADIEAVVLHTDMTRTGWFSSSDPLIDRLHENVVWGMRGNFLSIPTDCPQRDERLGWTGDLQVFAPTASFLYDCAGFLTSWLRDLAHEQRRSGGSVPVVVPAALTAFGAFGVSPAAWGDAATVVPTVMHERFGDRDVVAAQYPSMRSWVDAVAADAGESGLWAGRMQLGDWLDPSAPPDKPGQAKVDSDIVASAYFARSLRLVADAARLLGFDADAAHYGALAERSRAAFVAEYVTPAGRMVSDAPTAYALALEFDLVVDHEARAALATRLADLVREGGYRIGTGFVGTPLVADALTEGGRLDAAERLLTQTQCPSWLYPVTQGATTVWERWDSLLPDGSVNPGEMTSFNHYALGAVADWLHRTVAGLAPAAPGYRRLRIAPRPLRSLDHAAARHLTPYGEASVAWRRAGGEIVVTATVPPSTRADVDLPGLRAEVGSGTHEWRFAAESPTALPPLDGLSASLADVIDDPRAYDALLGALDQHAPDRVPAVRDETRWGSGRTVSSVLMFSPPDLLTAVDSAIRDATAS, translated from the coding sequence ATGAGCGCCGCCGTCGCGACGCTGCGCGCCGAACTGCGCGACGACACGGCGTTCGTCGCAACGCCCACCCCGCGACTGAGCTGGACGGTCGGAACGGACGAGCCCGATTGGATGCAGCGCCGGGCCGAGATCGACGACGGCTCGGGCCCGGTCGCCCTCGAGTACGACGAGAGCGCGCTCGTGCCGTGGCCGTTCACCCCGCTCGCCCCGGGCGAGACGCGACGCGTGCGCATCCGGGTCGAAGGCATGTCGGGCACGGCGACGCCCTGGAGCGATGACCTCGTCGTCACCGCGGGCTTCCTCGGCGACGACGAATGGGTCGCCGAGCCGATCGGGCTCGCCGACCCGGAGCGCCCGGCGCAGCCCGCCGTCGTCCGTACGAGGTTCCGGCCGGCCCGCCCGGTCTCGCGCGCGATCCTCTTCTGGACGGCGCTCGGATCGGCTGAGCCCGAGATCAACGGCAGCGCCGTCTCGGACGAGGTGCTCGCGCCGGGATGGACCGCCTACCGCGATCGCCTGGTGCACGAGACCGTCGATGTCACGGCCCTGATCCGCGACGGTGACAACGAGCTCTCCGCGACGCTCGCGGGCGCCTGGTACACCGAGAAGTACGGGTTCTTCGCGTTCGCCGACCGCCTCTACGGCGACCAGCCGTCGTTCCTCGCACAGCTGCGGGTGACCTACGACGACGGCACGAGCGAGACCCTCGCCGCGACCGGTGCAGGATGGGAGGCGGCGGGCGACGGCCCGGTCGTCGACTCCGGCATCTACGCCGGCGAGCACCAGGACCTCGCACGCGCCGCGACGGAGTTCTCGCCGGCGAGGGTCGGCGCCGCGGCCCGCCCCGATTACGAGAACGTCCCGACGCCCGAGGCTCGCATCGCACCGCCGGTGCGCCGCACCCAGACGCTCCCGGTGGCCGAGGTGCTCACCGCACCTTCGGGCGGCCGCATCCTCGACTTCGGCCAGAATCTCGTCGGCCGGCTCCGCCTGCGCGTGCGCGGCCGGGCCGGGCAGCGCGTCGTCGTCCGCCACGCCGAAGTACTCGAGCACGGCGAGCTCGCCCTGCGGCCGCTGCGCAACGCCGCCGCGACCGCGACGTTCGACCTCACCGGCGACGACGATGTGCTCGAGTCGCGCTTCACCTTCTACGGATTCCGCTACGCAGAGGTCACCGGCGCCGACGTCGACCCGGCCGACATCGAGGCCGTCGTCCTGCACACCGACATGACGCGCACCGGGTGGTTCTCCTCGTCGGACCCGCTGATCGACCGACTGCACGAGAACGTCGTGTGGGGGATGCGCGGCAACTTCCTCTCGATACCGACCGACTGTCCGCAGCGCGACGAGCGCCTGGGCTGGACCGGCGATCTGCAGGTCTTCGCGCCGACGGCATCCTTCCTCTACGACTGCGCCGGATTCCTGACGTCGTGGCTGCGCGACCTCGCCCACGAGCAGCGCCGCAGCGGCGGCTCGGTCCCCGTCGTCGTCCCCGCCGCTCTCACGGCCTTCGGGGCGTTCGGGGTGAGCCCGGCGGCCTGGGGGGATGCCGCGACGGTGGTGCCCACCGTGATGCACGAGCGCTTCGGCGACCGCGACGTCGTCGCCGCGCAGTACCCGAGCATGCGCTCGTGGGTCGACGCGGTGGCAGCGGATGCGGGCGAGAGCGGGCTGTGGGCCGGACGCATGCAGCTGGGCGACTGGCTCGACCCTTCCGCTCCCCCCGACAAGCCGGGCCAGGCGAAGGTCGACTCCGACATCGTCGCGAGCGCCTACTTCGCCCGGTCGCTGCGGCTGGTCGCCGACGCGGCCCGCCTGCTCGGGTTCGACGCGGATGCCGCGCATTACGGGGCGCTCGCGGAGCGCAGCCGCGCGGCCTTCGTCGCGGAGTACGTCACCCCGGCCGGCCGGATGGTCAGCGACGCCCCGACCGCATACGCGCTCGCACTCGAGTTCGACCTCGTCGTCGACCATGAGGCGCGGGCGGCACTTGCGACCCGACTGGCCGACCTCGTCCGCGAAGGCGGCTACCGCATCGGCACCGGATTCGTGGGCACACCGCTGGTCGCCGACGCCCTCACCGAGGGTGGGCGGTTGGATGCCGCCGAGCGCCTGCTGACGCAGACGCAGTGCCCGTCATGGCTGTACCCGGTCACGCAGGGCGCGACGACCGTCTGGGAACGCTGGGACTCGCTGCTGCCCGACGGCAGTGTCAACCCGGGCGAGATGACCTCGTTCAACCACTACGCGCTCGGCGCCGTCGCCGACTGGCTGCACCGGACCGTCGCAGGCCTGGCCCCGGCGGCCCCCGGTTACCGGCGGCTGCGGATCGCGCCGCGCCCGCTGCGTTCGCTCGACCACGCCGCGGCGCGACACCTCACGCCGTACGGCGAGGCGAGCGTGGCGTGGCGCCGCGCGGGCGGAGAGATCGTGGTCACCGCGACCGTGCCGCCGAGCACCCGCGCCGACGTCGACCTGCCGGGGCTGCGCGCCGAAGTCGGATCGGGGACACACGAGTGGCGATTCGCAGCCGAGAGCCCGACGGCGCTCCCCCCGCTCGACGGGCTGAGCGCCTCGCTCGCCGACGTCATCGACGACCCACGGGCGTACGACGCTCTGCTCGGCGCGCTGGACCAGCACGCCCCCGACCGGGTGCCGGCCGTGCGCGACGAGACCCGCTGGGGTTCGGGCCGCACGGTGAGCTCGGTGCTCATGTTCAGCCCGCCCGACCTCCTCACGGCGGTCGACTCCGCGATCCGCGACGCCACCGCGTCCTGA
- a CDS encoding serine hydrolase domain-containing protein, producing MTTESITELTGSLRGHADDRLTDVVTDLEGLLAADPDLSFQVAAIHRGRTVLDAWGGPHLDGDSVMVPYSVTKNTIGLSIGLLVERGEIDLDERVAHYWPEFAAKGKAAVTVRQLLSHQAGLPQTDDPLTWDELLDHHAAAARLAESTPFWHPGSAFGYHAITIGSLGDELVYRVTGRTLHEFYETEIRAPHAIEFHLGLPTELEHRRVDVLPMIRPVSDTAERSSSTLGPKVFAPAAGGIDLANSPRSWRYGHPAGSGTGSARGLARLFAAMVTGVDGAAPALGPETVAAIGQQQIRGYDEVLHQHDRAHAIVFQKPSQQLAFGGPRAFGHDGAAGALACVDPDTGLAFAWTIARGPWPGGADPRAVALAARLGRILGDA from the coding sequence ATGACCACCGAATCGATCACCGAGCTGACCGGCAGCCTCCGCGGGCACGCCGACGATCGCCTGACCGACGTGGTGACCGACCTCGAGGGGCTGCTCGCCGCGGACCCCGACCTGTCGTTCCAGGTCGCGGCGATACACCGAGGCCGCACGGTGCTCGACGCCTGGGGCGGCCCGCACCTCGACGGCGACTCCGTCATGGTGCCGTACTCGGTGACCAAGAACACGATCGGGCTCTCGATCGGCCTGCTCGTCGAACGCGGCGAGATCGACCTCGACGAGCGCGTCGCGCACTACTGGCCCGAGTTCGCGGCGAAGGGCAAGGCGGCGGTCACCGTCCGCCAGCTGCTGTCGCATCAGGCCGGGCTCCCGCAGACCGACGATCCGCTCACGTGGGACGAGCTGCTCGACCACCACGCCGCCGCCGCGCGGCTGGCGGAATCGACACCGTTCTGGCACCCCGGCAGCGCATTCGGGTACCACGCGATCACGATCGGCAGCCTCGGCGACGAGCTGGTCTACCGCGTGACCGGCCGAACTCTCCACGAGTTCTACGAGACCGAGATCCGGGCGCCGCACGCGATCGAGTTCCACCTCGGGCTCCCCACTGAGCTCGAGCACCGCCGGGTGGACGTGCTGCCGATGATCCGACCGGTGTCCGACACCGCCGAGCGGTCGTCGTCGACGCTCGGCCCGAAGGTGTTCGCCCCCGCGGCGGGCGGCATCGACCTCGCCAACTCGCCGCGCAGCTGGCGCTACGGGCATCCCGCCGGCAGCGGCACCGGCTCGGCCCGCGGTCTGGCCCGCCTGTTCGCCGCCATGGTCACGGGGGTCGACGGCGCCGCGCCGGCGCTCGGCCCCGAGACCGTGGCCGCGATCGGGCAGCAGCAGATCCGCGGCTACGACGAAGTGCTCCATCAGCACGACCGCGCACACGCCATCGTCTTCCAGAAGCCGTCGCAGCAGCTCGCCTTCGGCGGTCCTCGCGCGTTCGGGCACGACGGGGCCGCGGGCGCGCTCGCCTGCGTCGACCCCGACACCGGGCTCGCCTTCGCCTGGACGATCGCCCGCGGTCCCTGGCCGGGCGGCGCCGATCCGCGTGCGGTGGCTCTGGCGGCCCGGCTCGGCCGCATCCTGGGCGACGCATGA